A genomic stretch from Malus domestica chromosome 15, GDT2T_hap1 includes:
- the LOC103450313 gene encoding uncharacterized zinc finger CCHC domain-containing protein At4g19190, giving the protein MAPSLLPQSVSQVDRRADPGAASASYRGGLPRGTYCTTPTPTTNLLIYAQEQEFFLQATLVSKKDKEKIEIMKAVSFMYVRLPGYNAESAKAAEIADESAKEHPQTQTQTLTDATATSTSSQRPPESMPPSAEHAKKSRPKNVFGCPLPTEQEFEVLKIAPRCACCCLFSKMQCFFLTL; this is encoded by the exons ATGGCACCTTCTCTCTTACCCCAATCAGTGTCGCAAGTGGATCGCAGAGCAGATCCAGGCGCAGCGTCAGCGTCGTACCGAGGAGGTCTCCCACGAGGCACGTACTGCACTACCCCGACCCCCACTACCAACCTTTTGATTTATGCCCAAGAGCAGGAATTCTTTCTGCAGGCCACTCTCGTCTCCaagaaagacaaggaaaag ATTGAGATTATGAAAGCTGTTAGCTTTATGTATGTTCGGCTGCCTGGTTACAATGCCGAAAGTGCCAAAGCTGCAGAGATTGCTGATGAGAGTGCAAAAGAGCACccacaaacacaaacacaaactcTAACAGATGCTACTGCTACTTCCACTTCAAG CCAACGCCCACCCGAGTCTATGCCTCCAAGCGCTGAACATGCCAAGAAATCACGGCCCAAAAATGTGTTTGGTTGTCCTTTACCAACCGAACAAgaatttgaagttttgaaaattgctccAAGGTGTGCCTGTTGCTGCCTTTTCAGTAAGATGCAATGTTTTTTTCTTACTTTATAG